A region from the Gammaproteobacteria bacterium genome encodes:
- a CDS encoding class II aldolase/adducin family protein, with the protein MSKPTPHLVSPDCSEAEWQLRVQLAACYRAFVHYGWTDLIFTHLSARVPDNPQQYLINPYGLLFHEICASNLIKVDFDGNVVEGDHPYNEAGHAIHTAMLKARPDINVALHSHTRAGMAVSCMESGLLPLTQQANEIRDMVCYHDYGIARTDSEECERLGADMADSWIMIMRNHGLLTVGRSVAEAFYYLYTVESACKVQVDVLATGRDIVTPAPEIVDELAQGGKARAVQTQEHVDLAWNAVIRLLDQKDPSYQN; encoded by the coding sequence ATGAGTAAACCTACGCCGCATCTCGTTTCCCCAGACTGCAGCGAAGCAGAGTGGCAGCTGCGGGTACAGCTTGCAGCCTGCTACCGTGCTTTTGTTCACTATGGCTGGACCGATTTGATCTTTACCCATTTAAGCGCCCGGGTGCCCGATAACCCGCAGCAATACCTGATCAATCCCTACGGCTTGCTGTTTCACGAGATTTGCGCGAGCAACCTGATCAAGGTCGACTTCGATGGCAACGTCGTCGAGGGGGACCACCCCTACAACGAGGCAGGCCATGCAATCCACACCGCGATGCTAAAGGCACGACCCGATATTAACGTGGCGCTGCACAGTCATACCCGCGCGGGTATGGCGGTATCCTGCATGGAATCCGGCCTGTTACCGCTCACCCAGCAGGCGAACGAGATTCGAGATATGGTCTGCTATCACGATTATGGGATCGCACGCACAGACAGCGAGGAGTGTGAACGACTGGGTGCTGACATGGCAGACAGCTGGATCATGATCATGCGCAACCATGGCTTGCTGACGGTTGGCCGCAGTGTCGCTGAGGCGTTTTACTATCTTTATACCGTCGAAAGCGCGTGCAAGGTACAGGTCGACGTGCTGGCCACCGGTCGTGATATCGTGACACCTGCGCCCGAGATAGTGGATGAACTGGCTCAAGGCGGCAAAGCACGCGCGGTGCAAACACAGGAACACGTCGATCTTGCCTGGAACGCAGTCATTCGACTGCTCGATCAGAAAGATCCTTCCTATCAAAACTAG